In Amblyraja radiata isolate CabotCenter1 chromosome 15, sAmbRad1.1.pri, whole genome shotgun sequence, the genomic window ggggaagagggaaaggggggggagagggaaaggggggggagagggaaagggggggagagggaaaggggggggaagagggaaaggggggggaagagggaaagggggggaagagggaaagcggggggaagagggaaaggggggaagagggagaggggggaagagggaaaggggggaagagggaaaggggggaagggaaaggggggaagagggaagggggggggaagagggaaggggggggggagagggaagggggggggagagggaagggggggggggggagagggaaagcggggaaggggaagagggttGTAATTTGCTAATGTGGGGCGAGATCCAGGACGGGACGGGGAGGGGACGGGACGAGGAATGAACCCGGGATAAGACCCGGTCCCACACCCAGTCCCGGTCTCAGTCCCAGCCCGGGCCGAGGGGGAATGAAGCCGGGGCTGGGGAGCAGGAATCACGGCCtggtcctccctccctccctcccgctggaAGGCCGGGGATCCCAGCACTCGGGTCCCGGGGCGACAGAGGCCTCGGACAGAGAAGGCCTCCGACCTCCCCACCCTCGCCCGCCTGCTTcgccgtcccccccccctcccgccgccTGGGCCCGGCCTGACGTCCCGCACCCTCCCCGCCGCCCCGCTCACCATCTCCGCCCGCTCTCCGCTCCCGGCCCGCCGCCACACACGTGACCGCTTAAAGGGGCAGGCACCCTCCTGTCGATCCCCTTAAAGCACCAGAGCTCAccatcatgtgtgtgtgtgtgtgtatatcatgtgtgtgtgtatatatcatgtgtgtgtgtgtgtatatcatgtgtgtgtgtatatcatgtgtgtgtgtgtatatcatgtgtgtgtgtatatatcatgtgtgtgtgtgtatatcatgtgtgtgtatatatcatgtgtgtgtatatatcatgtgtgtctatataataCTTTCTCCCCCCCGCATTAAGATtaggtttattttattttatcgtgtattatatatatgtgtgtaatatgtacacaataaactaaacaaaactaaatcttaACTCTTGGTGTTATTATGTTATGGATCAGAGTTgagggaaaaaatatatatattttatatacacacatatgggttgagggggaatcttttattatatatatatatataataaaagaTTTCCCCAAAACCCACTAGTTCATAACATGTAGACACACTAAAAGTTaagattaagtttagtttattgtcatgtgtactgaggtagtgTAAAGATAGTTTTATTACAGCCCACTTAATTACATGTGTCTAGATATAAATAAAAACGGTTTTATttagtatatatatgtgtgtgtgtacttacatatacacacacataatataTATATCGATAAAGCATGAATAATAAAAACGGATATTTAATTGTAATTATTAATTTCCTTAGTGAAAGATaaaaaataatctcctctgcctgcacatgatccatatccctccattccgtaCATAGCCACATgactatccaaaagcctcctaaataccacttaataataataaatgtatatACATATAAATTGTTTTATTAATGTGTTatttggaatatatatatatatgtatacatatgattgagatatggatcatgtgcatgcacacacatatatatttgaaATATGTATATTTTCCAAATACTACTTTATTCCCAATGAAaaggaaaagcaaaacaaaacatgCAAAACTcttaatgtgtagaaaggaactgcagcaaCACTCTTAATGCAGGgatagtttattcccagctgttatcaggcaactgaaccatcctttcaccaactagagGGCAGTCCAGAGCTTACtggagacccacggactatctCCAATCAGGCTTACTGgactttttgtttaagaaggaactgcagatgctggaaaatcgaaggtagacaaaaatgctgtagaaactcagcgggtgcagcagcatctatggagcgaagggaattggcaacgtttcgggccgaaagagggtttctgaagaagggtttctgcccgaaacgttgcctatttccttcgctccagaaatgctgctgcacccgctgagtttctccagcatttctgtctacctttactggactttgtattgcactaaacgttattcccttggtcctgtatctgtacactgcagacagctcaattgtaattatgtatagtctttccagactggatagcacgcaacaaaaagcttttcactgtacctcagtacacttgacaataaattaaaataaatgaaatctTAACTCGTGGTGCGCCCACATGTCATGAACTAGAGGTTTAAGggaacatgtgcaggaaggaacggcagatgctggaacaggcagcatctctggagagaaggaatagatgatgtttcgggtcgttttcggtctgaagggtctcaacccgaaatgtcagccattcctcctctccagagatgctgcctgtcccgctgagttactccagcgttttgtgtctatctgcccgaggaggtagttgaaacaggtactgttgcaacgtttaagcaacatttagacaggtacatggatgggacaggtttagagggatgtgggccaaactcaagcaggtgggactagtgtagatgggacatgttggtcagcgtgggcaggttgggaatatgggcctgtttccgtgctgtatgactttatgtaaTAGGCGGATATAGGCGAGGGAGGCTTTgagagacaaaggccagagataaaaagacagatAGAGTAAGACAAAAGTATTGAAAACTTGCGAATTGGGAAGCTGGAGGAACATAGGTGGATGGGGAGGATGAGTGGGgaaattgttggtcggcgcggacttggtgagtcgaaaggcctgtttccccgctgtatctctaatgcctAATGTAAATAAAAGTAACCTGTCACTCGTATCTTGTGTAAATTATTCCAAGAGGGACAACACTGTGCTACAGGAGCAGCGAGAGGCGATTTGCTTGGGGTTGATTCACCATGGCTCCAGCATTATGAGGCAGCattggtggcacagaggtagagttgctgcctcacggcgccagagacccgggttcgatcctgactacggtattGTCCGTGTGGAATCTATATTTTcaccatgtgaccatgtgggttttctccaggtgctccggcttcctcccacattccaaagacatgcaggcttgttggttaattgccttCGATAAATTGACACCAGgtgggtaggatagaactaatgcacaggttctctaaactaaactaaaaactgaataTACTACAGCGTAAACCGTGGCCCAGGGGTGAAGACTGCAGTTTGGATGATTGTCCATTAATCAAATGAAGCCAACATCACGAGCAGCCGAACATCAAGTTTATTGTTGAACGCAAATCGAAAGATACAAAATACAGCATGGGTTAATTAGTTGGCTAAATAACCCTTTTCCGGATACCCTTGCAATCACATATTGCTCCATCCTCAGAGAATGTCCTCGAGAACTATTCCACAGCCCAGAGCTGCAACAAACAGCGGtcgaatacaaagtgctggagtagctcagcggttcaggcagcattgaTAGGCGACATCTCAGGACCTgattgatcagccgtgattgaatgacggggtagactcgatgggccgaacagcctaattctactcctacgacTCGTGaactaggacccttcttcagactgtttaagaaggaactgcagatgctggaaaatcaaaggtacacaaaaaaaaaagctggagaaactcagcgggtgcagcagcatctatggagcgaaggatagatccttcgctccatagatgctgctgcacccgctgagtttctccagcttttttttgtttgttttatttgtacccttcttcagactgttgcatTCTGCGCACAATTCCAGCTGTTCCTTTAGgctcgttgcctcggcaaggccagcagcataatcaaggacgtgtcgCGCCCtggcctctccttctcccctctcccatcgggcaaaaggcacagaagtgtgaaaacgcacacctacagattcagggacagtttcttcccagctgctgtcaggcatcctaccaccaactagtgagcggtcctgaactactatccatctcattggagaccctcggactatctttgatcggactttattgaattctatcttgcactaaattttaTTCATGTTGttccctttaacctgtatctgcacactatggatggctcgattgtaatcgtgtattgtctttccgctgactggttcgcacgcaacaaaaagcttttctctgtaccttggtgcatgtgacaataaactaacctgatgGCAGATAAACGCAAGATgcaagattaaaaaaaagatacaaagtgcgggagtaactcagcaggtcatgcggcgtctcttccacagccagcaatggaccattgtgagctccacctttccttggtcatcggtgccggctgttttgtattgaaccttttcatacctctagtttctcttCCCCGACTCTccgccagaagaagggtctcaacccaaaacgtcacctattccttttctccagagaggctgcctgacccgctgagttactccagcgctttgtgtctaagtttgtccaaccatttgttgtcgataatgtggaggaaggaactgcagatgctggtttaaaccgaagatagacacaaaaaattggagtaactctgcgggacaggcagcatttctggagagaaggaatggctttttgtgtctatcttcgttacaGGTAATACCAtctcatccaggcagcattcaaATAGGATGTCTATTTGctaaggagatagacacaaaatgctgcaataactcagtgggacaggcagcatctctggagggcaggaACGgccgtcgtttcgggtcgagactcttcttcagatcctcttctttgggtcaagaccctattTGTTACACTGCGTTTTAACGCAGGCCAGTGAACCGAGCGAGTCCCCATTTGTCCTTTTGCAGTGCTCAGGGGATAATTCACTGCAGCCAGACCCAGCGAGTCTCTCCTCAAGCTGGAGATCAGCCGCTGGAAGGTGCTAATCCCGTTGAGCGGCAGGGTTGAAGATCTTGGCCAGGAGGGCCGTGTTGGTCTGGGATTTCCGCTGGAAGTCGGCCGTCCTCCGCGGGTCGTCGGCCCTGCCCGCAGCCCGGCCGCGGGCGGTCGCCTTGCTCGCCTGGATCTCCTCCTCGGTGGCCCGCTGGCGGAAGTGCCAGCTCTTGTCCTGCCACTCCTCGCCCTTCCGCCGCTTCAGCTCCTGCAGCTTGTCCAGGCCCCGGCTCTTCTCCACGTTCTGCAGGAAGAAGTTGGTCTCGCGCTTGGCCTGGGAGACCTCCACCCGCATCCTCTGCCGCTTCACCAGCTTCTCGTAGGCCAGGCGCTCGCTCAGGTGGATCCACTTAAAGCGGTGCAGGTACTGGCGGGGACAGAGAGAAAGACTCAGCGAATGGCAAGATCCAACCCTTTCACCTCAAAGACACAAACATATCCGTTGGGCAGCTGATTTCCCTTCCATCccatagtcacacagcgtggaaacttcaaCTTCAGCCcacgccgcccaacatgccctatctacactagtcccacctgcccgcgcttggcccataacccactaaaccagtcctatccatgtgcatgCCCAAATGTTACATGCCTCaaccagggtggcacggtggcgcagcagtagcgttgctgtcttacaacgccagagacccggggtacaatcctgaccatggaagaagggtctcaacccgaaatgtcacccattccttctctccagagatgttgcctgtccctctgagttacgacagcattttgtgtctttctccccatatcccttgattccgatggccccaagagctctctcttgaacacatccagagaatcggccctccactgccttctgtggcagagaattccacagattcacaactctctgggtgaaaaagtttttcctcatctcactgcgtattcttaaactgtgaccccttttcctggactcccccaacatggggaacatttgttccagcatctagcctgtccaattccttaagaattataTCCTTTTCTATACgaccccctctcgtccttctaaattgcagtgaacACAATTTagtcagtcgatccattctttcatcatatgtcagtcccgccaccccgggaattaacctgacaCCTAACCCAATACCTTCACCCCTCTTCCCACGCGGCCCCTGAACTCACCTTCATGTTCCACAGGTCGTCGTGGAAGCGGCTGCGTTTCTTGGTCCCGATCCGTGTGTTGTGGAGGCTCCTGGCCACCCGTTTGGCCACGGCCTTGTTCTGATACTCCACCCACCCCTCGGTGAAGTTCTTCCCAAGGCCCCTCGTCTTTTTCTGCCGCCGCGCTCTCTTATCATCTGAAACGAAGACAGGCTTGGCGTTACGCCGAAACTGCGGCACTGCCCCCACCCGTTCCCTGGGGtgctctctcctccacctccacccccaagAATTAGTTCAGAAAGCAGAGGAGAAAGCAGGACCACTGGGATCGGTTTGGAGTTATGTGAACTGAGTACAGTAAACACTCGTTATCATGGAccttataatcatataacaattacagcacggaaacaggccatctcggcccttctagtccctgCCGAACAATTACTCtcgcctagtcccatctacctgcactcagaccataaccctccattcctttcccgtccatatacctatccaatttatttttaaatgataaaatcgaacctgcctccaccacttccactggaagctcattccacacagctaccactctctgagtaaagaagttccccctcatgttacccctaaacttttgtcgcttaattctcaaatcatgtcctcttgtttgaatcttccctactctcaatggaaaaagcttatccacgtcaactctgtctatccctctcataattttaaagacctctatcaggtccccccttaaccttctgcgctccaaagaataaaaaccTTATTTACAACGGATTTCAGTTGTAgtcgtggatatttttaaggcagagatagatggtttcttgattagtacggatgtcagaggttatggggagaaggcaggagaatggggttagaagggagagatagatcagccatgattgaatggtggagtttacTTGATAGGCCGattggccgaattctactcctattccttgtgacgTTATGACTGCAGGACCCCAGCCCCGGTATATGGACACTgatatttcttcccagctgtaatcaggcaactgaactatcctaccagcaatgagagagcagtcctgaactaccatcgagctcattggaggcccttcgactttctttgattggactttactggacaatATCGTGCACCCactccccttccttctctctctcaactctccccttcccctctcacatGACCCCTCTTCCACCTGTCAGCGTTCCCCTTCCGCCTCACTCACCCGCCCTCCCACTCTCTcgcttctccccttccctctctcaccttcctTCAACTCTCCCCCCTTGACCCTTTCTCcaacctctccccttctctccctcgcaCTCCCCCCTCCAccgtctccctctctcacccctttcACTCTCTttctcaccccttccctctctcaccccttccccctctcccacccctccctctctctctcccccaccttccctctctccccccggtcTCCACCCACCTGCCGGCTGCAGGAAGATTCTCCCCACCTCCCCGAAGGACGCCATCAATTTGCGCAGGAGGCAGAGCTCCAGGCCGGGCGGCATGTATCCGAGGTAGATCACCCCGGGCACCGGCTTGCGCTGCCCCTCCAGCCCGCCCGCTACCCCCGGGCCCTCTGCCGCTGGATCCGGGCCCTCGGCCGCGGCCTCCGCCCCGCTCCCCTCCGGGCATGAGGACTCGGACTCCGACTCCGGGCTCCCGGGGCCTCCTCTCCCCGGGCTCCGGGCCGCCAGCAGCTCCACGTTGGCCGCCATCACTCCCACTCTGACCCACAGCGCGGCCCCGGCCCCTGTATATGGACACGCGGCCTTGGAGGCGTGGAACCCCGGCCCCTGTATAGCGAACACGCGGCCTTGGAGGCGTGGAACCCCGGCCCCTGTATAGCGAACACGCGGCCTTGGAGGCGTGGAACCCCGGCCCCTGTATATGGACACAACGCTGGGGAATGTACAGAACCCCGGCCCCTGTATACGGACACAACGCTGGGGAATGTACAGAACCCCGGCCCCTGTATACGGCCACAACGCAGGGAATATGCGGGACCCCGGCCCCTGTATACGGACACAACGCTGGGGCATGTACAGAACCCCGGCCCCTGTATATGGACACAACGCAGGGGATGTGAGGGACTCTGGCCTCtctatcaagagtgttttattgccatatgtcccaaacaggacACTTGCAGTAGcaaacaacagaatatgtaaacacacacatatatatctgcaatcaatataataaagaaaagtaaagttctatatatatataaatatgtatataaatatgtatatgtatatatatatatatcactttacttttgtttattatattatttgcagattactagacccaaaaagctgcagtaactcagcgggactggcagtatctctggagggaagaaattggtgacgtttggggtcgggacccttcttcagaccagtcacgGATAAGGAAACGAGAGATGATGTGAaaagataaagaataatgaatgaaagatgcaaaaaggtaacgatgataaaggaaacaggccattgttagctgtttgttgggtgaaaacgagaagttagtgtgacttgggtggaggagagatagagagagagggaatgacagGGCTACCGGAAGTGAGAGAAACCAAATACTCATGCCACTGGTTCCCAGcataatatgagatgctgctcctccaatttgcgtttagcctcactctaacattggaggagacctaggacagaaaggtcagtatgggaatgggaaggagaattagcaaccgggagatcaggtaggttcaggcggactgagtgaaggtatACATCGGACTCTTattcatcggcgagaccaaacgtagactgggcgaccatttcacggaacaccttcgctcagcccacctgaacctacactataattctccttcccattcccacactgacctttctttcctatatatatacacatacataaaaacagataaaagaaaacaaacagtaagtgcaaaaagacaaaaccaacacCCCCAAGTCTATGCAgtgaactttttttcagtttattatattgtttatgaCCATCAGTacgaagaaggggcttgacccgaaacgtcacccattccttctctccggagatgctgcctgtcccgctgagttactccagcattttgtgtttacccccaagtctatgtagttcagagcctatttggaggttgtactgtttaatagtctgatggttgtagggaagaagctgttcctgaaccaagacgataccgttttcaggctcctgtaccttcttcctgatggcaggaatgaaacatgagcgtggccagggtgatgtgggtctctgaccaagcctctctaaaagcctcttaaacgccactatcttatctgcctccaccaccacctctggcagcacgttccaggcacccaccaccctatgtcttcttcctgatggcaggagtgaaactaGAGcggggccagggtggtgtgggtctctgatgatgccagctgcctttttgaggcagcgactcctataGATCTcttggatggtggggaggtgtTGTGTTCGACACATCACCGGATTCAGACAACGGACGTGATTCactaagtacacaaaaatgctggagaaactcagcgggtgcagcagcatctatggagcgaaggaaataggcaacgttgcctatttccttcgctccatagatgctgctgcacccgctgagtttctccagcatttttgtataccttcgattttccagcatctacagttccttcttaaacacgtgatTCACTAAGTATTTTGTAACACTACCAAATAAGGCACATACACTCACGTCTCACCGTATATCCCCCGCACGCACTCGCAAACCGAACACAGCAGAGCACGCCGCAGGGTGTTCCTGTTCTCGATCCCCTGGCACCGTTCGCGACACGATCCAAAGCTGTGGCTCTCTCCTCCTGGAGTGTGTTTTACCGTCCCAAtatcggagttttgatcatcccgacgagagggcctgtacattgggccgtacgtagcggcgactacggagggtttatggcccccaccacgggtgaacaaaggaggaggactggctgaactttgttgacttgttgaggggggatcttatagaaacatataaaattataaaaggactggacacgctagatgcaggaaaaatgttcccaatgttgggcaagtccagaaccaggggccacagtcttagaataaaggggaggtcatttaagaccgaggtgagaaaaaacgttatcacccagagagttgtgaatttatggaattccgtgccacagagggcagtggagggcaagtcactggatggattgaagagagagttagatagagctctaggggctagtggagtcaagggatatggggagaaagcaggcacgtgttattgataggggacgatcagccatgatcacaatgaatggcggtgctggctcgtagggccgaatggcctcctcctgcacctattttctatgtttctattacttccaccacagtgaggaatgctgtggtggatgtttgtgttaaattttattgtgtattgtgggttcttttaagtgtatcgctgctggcaaatccatttcactgcaccttcgggtgcatttgACGAATAAAATGACTTTGACTTTGGATGGGCGCCCAACTCCATCTTATCAGAGCAGATTGCCCCCTCCCCGAGCTAATCATAAGCCCCCCTTGTCTGCAACGTTTCTGCACTACCAGCAGCAGGGGGCGCAGGTGGTCTACCCAACTAGTCCGCTCAGCAAACAAGATGTTCCCAGGCATtgtacataatcctctgaaattccCGCCTCCTccaaccactagccacattttcccatctccacccctttccgcgttccgcagagaccgttccctccgcaactccctgattaactcgtcccttcccacccaaaccaccccttccccaggtaccttccccagcaaccgcaaaaGATGcaccacctgtcgctataccacctccctcgactctgtccagggaccctgacagtcctttctggtgaggcagaggttcagttgcacctcctccaacctcatctcttgtatccgttgttcaagatgtggactctttatacatcggcgagaccaaacgcagactgggcgatcgttttgcagaacaccttcgctcagcccgcgtgaaccaacctgatctcccggttgctggacacttgaattctccttctcattcccacacacacctttctgtcctcggtctcctccattgtcagagtgaggcgaa contains:
- the abt1 gene encoding activator of basal transcription 1, which produces MPQRCVRIQGPGSRIFPALWPYTGAGVLYIPQRCVRIQGPGFCTFPSVVSIYRGRGSTPPRPRVRYTGAGVPRLQGRVFAIQGPGFHASKAACPYTGAGAALWVRVGVMAANVELLAARSPGRGGPGSPESESESSCPEGSGAEAAAEGPDPAAEGPGVAGGLEGQRKPVPGVIYLGYMPPGLELCLLRKLMASFGEVGRIFLQPADDKRARRQKKTRGLGKNFTEGWVEYQNKAVAKRVARSLHNTRIGTKKRSRFHDDLWNMKYLHRFKWIHLSERLAYEKLVKRQRMRVEVSQAKRETNFFLQNVEKSRGLDKLQELKRRKGEEWQDKSWHFRQRATEEEIQASKATARGRAAGRADDPRRTADFQRKSQTNTALLAKIFNPAAQRD